In the genome of Triticum urartu cultivar G1812 chromosome 5, Tu2.1, whole genome shotgun sequence, one region contains:
- the LOC125510647 gene encoding UDP-glycosyltransferase 83A1-like: MAASATQPRVMVLPFPAQGHVIPLMELSRKLAGHGLAVDFVNTEFNHDLVMEAMAEKGAIPDGIHMLTVPDGLGPGDDHADIGKFVKDLPAAMSGRLEEMIRSRKIRWVIADVSMSWALEVATKAGARVASFSTYSAAVFALRINLPKLIEDGVLDENGNVKGQGKIQMVPPIDASEIPWVSLASTSAPERRRNNIQNVLKTNMSMPLAEVVICNTSMELEPDALALLPNALPLGPLVAPTSRPAGHFLPEDLASLTWLDAQPAGSVVYVAFGSSGFLDATQFQELADGLALSGRPFLWVVRPKFTTGPGQDRFDLNAFKRRVEGQGLVVGWAPQQRVLSHPAVACFVSHCGWNSTVEGVLHGVSFLCWPYFADQFCNQSYVCNVWGTGAKLRRDERGVVSKEEVQSKVARLLGDGEVKARAATWKEVACGSIREGGSSHGNLLKLVSLLRQQ; this comes from the exons ATGGCTGCTTCTGCTACGCAACCTCGTGTCATGGTGCTACCCTTCCCCGCGCAGGGCCATGTCATCCCGCTCATGGAGCTGTCTCGCAAGCTCGCCGGGCACGGCCTCGCGGTAGACTTCGTGAACACCGAGTTCAACCACGACCTCGTCATGGAAGCAATGGCAGAGAAGGGAGCAATTCCTGATGGGATCCACATGCTCACCGTTCCGGACGGCCTGGGCCCCGGAGACGACCACGCGGACATCGGCAAGTTTGTCAAGGACCTGCCGGCCGCCATGTCCGGCCGCCTCGAGGAGATGATCCGATCCAGGAAGATTAGGTGGGTGATTGCAGATGTATCCATGAGCTGGGCACTCGAGGTGGCCACCAAGGCGGGTGCCCGTGTTGCCTCGTTCTCGACCTACTCCGCGGCCGTGTTTGCTCTGAGGATAAACCTCCCCAAACTGATAGAGGATGGCGTTCTTGATGAAAATG GAAATGTGAAGGGGCAGGGGAAGATCCAAATGGTGCCGCCCATCGACGCGTCGGAGATCCCCTGGGTCAGCCTGGCCAGCACCAGCGCCCCTGAGAGGCGCAGAAACAACATCCAGAACGTCCTCAAGACCAACATGTCGATGCCACTGGCCGAGGTGGTCATCTGCAACACTTCCATGGAGTTGGAGCCCGACGCTCTGGCTCTGCTCCCCAACGCGCTGCCTCTCGGCCCGCTGGTGGCACCCACGTCGAGGCCGGCCGGGCACTTCTTGCCCGAAGACCTCGCCAGCCTCACCTGGCTCGACGCGCAGCCCGCCGGCTCCGTCGTCTACGTGGCCTTCGGGAGCTCCGGCTTCCTGGACGCGACGCAGTTCCAAGAGCTCGCCGACGGGCTCGCGCTCTCCGGCCGGCCGTTCCTGTGGGTGGTCCGCCCAAAGTTCACGACCGGACCCGGGCAGGATCGGTTCGACCTCAACGCGTTCAAGCGCCGCGTGGAGGGGCAGGGGCTGGTCGTGGGCTGGGCGCCGCAGCAGCGCGTGCTCTCGCACCCGGCCGTGGCCTGCTTCGTGTCGCACTGCGGGTGGAACTCGACCGTGGAGGGCGTGCTGCACGGCGTGTCGTTCCTGTGCTGGCCCTACTTCGCCGATCAGTTCTGCAACCAGAGCTATGTGTGCAACGTGTGGGGCACCGGCGCCAAGCTCCGGCGAGACGAGCGAGGGGTCGTCTCGAAGGAGGAGGTCCAGAGCAAGGTCGCGCGGCTGCTCGGAGACGGGGAGGTCAAGGCGAGGGCGGCGACGTGGAAGGAGGTCGCGTGTGGCAGCATTCGGGAGGGTGGGTCCTCGCATGGGAATTTGCTCAAGCTTGTCAGCTTGCTGAGACAACAATGA